In a genomic window of Rhododendron vialii isolate Sample 1 chromosome 12a, ASM3025357v1:
- the LOC131310966 gene encoding glucuronoxylan 4-O-methyltransferase 3-like produces the protein MVHYATSNVTPQQTKKEVLVSLRVLQRKSPCNFLVFGLGRDSLMWIALNHGGRIVFLEEDKSWVDQITKQLPSLESYHVVYNTKVTEADELMEVGKREDCKAVVDPRESRCELALKRFPSEVYDIDWDLIMVDAPTGYHDGPPGRMTAIYTAGLMARNREEGETDVFVHNIDRVVEDKFSKAFLCEGYLIEQEGRIGHFTIPSHRARSGRPFCP, from the exons ATGGTCCACTACGCAACCTCCAACGTGACGCCGCAGCAGACGAAGAAGGAGGTCTTGGTCTCACTCAGGGTCCTCCAGAGGAAGTCTCCGTGCAACTTCTTGGTCTTCGGACTGGGACGCGACAGCCTCATGTGGATTGCGCTCAACCACGGCGGCCGCATTGTCTTTCTCGAGGAAGACAAATCGTGGGTCGATCAGATTACGAAGCAGTTGCCCAGTTTGGAGTCTTACCATGTGGTTTATAATACCAAG GTAACTGAAGCAGATGAACTGATGGAGGTTGGAAAGAGGGAGGATTGCAAGGCTGTGGTGGATCCTAGGGAATCAAGGTGTGAGCTAGCCCTGAAAAGGTTTCCAAGTGAGGTGTACGACATTGATTGGGACTTGATCATGGTCGATGCACCAACTGGGTACCACGATGGGCCTCCTGGGAGGATGACTGCCATCTACACTGCTGGACTCATGGCTAGGAACAGAGAGGAGGGCGAGACCGACGTGTTTGTTCACAATATCGACAGGGTTGTGGAGGATAAGTTCTCCAAGGCATTCTTGTGTGAAGGCTACTTGATAGAGCAAGAAGGGAGGATCGGGCACTTCACCATTCCCAGTCATAGGGCTCGCTCTGGCAGACCCTTTTGCCcctag